The Leptolyngbya sp. CCY15150 genome includes the window GACAACAGGGCAGGATTCGTGGCAGAGTCATTCGCATCACAGATAATGATGAATTCATTCTGAGCGATCGCTCTGGCTTTATTCGGGTAGATGCCAACTTGGATGATGATCGCCGATTACAAATCACTAGGGGCGATCGCCTCATTGTCACCGGTAGACGCGATGGTGATGACATGGAATTTGATGCTGTTCGTATCCGCACCAGCGAGGGCGATCGCGTCTTAAGCACTCCTAGTTTTGGCGATGATGACTGGTTTGATCGTGATCGATTGGATGATGATGATCTGATGATAGGGAGCAACACTAGAAATAGGCTAGTTGGCACCGACGATGATGATGTGCTGATTGGCAAAGGCGGCAACGATGTTCTGACGGGTGGAAGAGATCGTGATTTATTTGTCTTTGAGCGAGTGAGCGATGGGCGCGATCGCATCACGGACTTCTCCCCAAGAGAAGATGCTATAGACATGCGTGCAATGTTTAATCAACCTAACTATCGCAGCCGAAATCCTCTAGATGACTATCTTGAGCTTCGGCAGTTCGGTGCTCATACTCAAGTTCGCATTGATCCAGATGGTGATTTAGGAAACAGACCTTTTCAAACGTTGGTTATTCTTGAGAATACCTCGTCCAGCAACATATCCACAAAAAATATTTTGACCTAGCGTATAGACTTATCTCATAACCGCCATCCAGCCATTGAATGAACCCAAAGAGATTCCAATCCATGCAGTCCCATGGCAATAGGAGCACCCAGGCACCGCTTACAGATCCAAATTTGGCTACTCATTCCACTAAGCAGCCTTCTCATTGGGCTAGGCACCCATTGGATGACCAGCCTGGCTCTTAACCATCCGCTTCCTTTGCAAGCTCAGTCAGCAAGCTACGCTTATCCAAAAACTCGCATCACGCTTTCTCCTTCAATTACCTCTATCCATATCAAGATTGATCTTAGGGATCATCAAAGCGAGGTAAAGATCTACAGCATCGGCAGTTCCCTTAGCGCCATGGAGTTTGCGTTTCCAGAAACAGATATTGCTCACATTAAAGCTCACTTGAGCCAGCAATTCGGCATAGATATTCATCAGGTGGAGCCCTTCATCCAATACTCCGACTAAGATCCAGATTTAGCCATCGTGTTCACATCAAACATCTTACCTAAACCTATCGCCTTTTTGCATGATCATGCTAGATAACCCAGCATTGTCTTTACTATCTGTTTATGCATCCCATGCAAAACAGCGCCTCATCCAAAAAACTCTAAATGCCCAAGCATCTCAAGAGTTGTTTTTGTTTGACTTACTCAGAGCCCATCAATCAACCGAACTAGGTCAAACATTCAATCTTGCTGCTATTCGTACCCTAGATGACTTTCGGCGGCAGGTGCCTATCTGCTCCTACGAATTTTACCACCACTATACCAATCGTATTGCTAATGGGGCATCTCAGCTTCTGAATCCAGATCCGGTGACCTATATTAACCTCACCAGCGGTTCTACTGGAGCTAAGAAGCTTGTGCCCGTCACCCGTCATTTTCAACGAACCTTACGACGTGCTGACTTAGCCAGCATTGGGTTTGCGATCGCTGGACTTAAGCAACATCAACGTTCTTTCGGGAAAGCATTGCTGACCAATAATGCTACCCAACAGAATCAAACTGCGTCTGGCATTCCTTTTGGCCCTGTGAGTGTAGGCAGCATTCGCCAGGGTAAATGGTTGGTGGATCAAATCT containing:
- a CDS encoding type I secretion C-terminal target domain-containing protein — encoded protein: MDDDRRLQITRGDRLIVTGRRDGDDMEFDAVRIRTSEGDRVLSTPSFGDDDWFDRDRLDDDDLMIGSNTRNRLVGTDDDDVLIGKGGNDVLTGGRDRDLFVFERVSDGRDRITDFSPREDAIDMRAMFNQPNYRSRNPLDDYLELRQFGAHTQVRIDPDGDLGNRPFQTLVILENTSSSNISTKNILT